One Mesorhizobium loti genomic window carries:
- a CDS encoding taurine ABC transporter ATP-binding protein gives MPHLVLDKISIQYEGQPAPAVERVSIDVAGDDFVVLVGRSGCGKTSLLNVAAGLVTPARGSATINGQPITAPGSDRAVVFQNDALFPWLTARENVAFALRLRGVRPAERARRADQLLALVKLDRAGDKRIWELSGGMRQRVGLARALAAEPQFLLLDEPLGALDALTRERMQTTLLDLWTASHAGVLMVTHGIEEALVLATRIVVLAPGPGRVVRTFEPGFSRRYASGEAIRAIKADPAFAAARGELTDAIFEGEAA, from the coding sequence ATGCCGCATCTCGTGCTCGACAAGATCTCGATCCAGTATGAGGGCCAGCCGGCACCTGCTGTCGAGCGTGTGTCGATCGACGTCGCCGGGGATGATTTCGTCGTGCTTGTCGGCCGTTCCGGCTGCGGCAAGACCTCGTTGCTCAACGTCGCCGCCGGCCTGGTCACGCCGGCACGCGGCAGTGCCACGATCAATGGCCAGCCGATCACGGCACCCGGCTCGGATCGCGCCGTGGTGTTCCAGAACGATGCGCTGTTTCCCTGGCTGACCGCGCGGGAAAACGTTGCCTTCGCACTGCGGCTGCGCGGTGTCAGGCCGGCCGAGCGGGCGCGCCGCGCCGACCAGCTTCTGGCGCTGGTCAAGCTTGACCGTGCCGGCGACAAGCGCATCTGGGAGCTGTCCGGCGGCATGCGCCAGCGTGTCGGCCTTGCCCGCGCGCTCGCTGCCGAACCGCAATTCCTGCTGCTCGACGAACCGCTCGGCGCGCTCGATGCGCTGACGCGCGAGCGCATGCAGACGACGCTGCTGGACCTCTGGACGGCAAGCCATGCCGGCGTGCTGATGGTCACGCACGGCATCGAGGAGGCGCTGGTGCTCGCCACCCGCATCGTCGTGCTGGCGCCAGGCCCGGGCCGCGTGGTGCGGACCTTCGAGCCCGGCTTCTCCAGGCGCTACGCCTCGGGCGAGGCCATCCGCGCGATCAAGGCCGACCCGGCCTTTGCCGCGGCGCGCGGCGAACTGACCGACGCCATCTTCGAGGGAGAAGCGGCATGA
- a CDS encoding taurine ABC transporter substrate-binding protein, protein MSTISRRILLLSSAALAGAAFLSPALAEDLKITIGYQTVVEPSKVPQADGVYEKATKATIDWRKFDSGADVIAAVASGSVDIGYVGSSPLAAAASRELPIQTIFVVGLIGPSEALVARNGAGIEKVADLAGKKVAVPFVSTTHYSLLAALKHENVDPKSVQILNLRPPEIAAAFARGDIDAAYVWDPALGQIKTTGKVVLDSSQVAAWGAPTFDAWIVRTDFAEKNPEAVRDFVKVTGAAYAEYLAKPDAWSVSSPQAGKIAKLTGAKLEEVPELLKGYVFPTLEEQASDKFLGGGTVKAVAAASAFLKEQGKVDAVLPDYSKYVTSKYVTEALASN, encoded by the coding sequence ATGTCCACGATTTCGCGACGCATTCTCCTTCTGTCGTCGGCCGCCCTTGCCGGCGCCGCCTTCCTCAGCCCGGCTTTGGCCGAAGACCTGAAAATCACCATCGGCTACCAGACGGTGGTCGAGCCCTCGAAAGTGCCGCAGGCCGATGGTGTCTATGAAAAGGCCACCAAGGCGACGATCGACTGGCGCAAATTCGATTCCGGCGCCGATGTCATCGCCGCGGTCGCTTCCGGCTCGGTCGATATCGGCTATGTCGGTTCGAGCCCGCTGGCGGCCGCCGCCAGCCGCGAGCTGCCGATCCAGACCATCTTTGTCGTCGGCCTGATCGGGCCGTCCGAAGCGCTGGTCGCCCGCAACGGCGCCGGCATCGAGAAGGTCGCCGACCTCGCCGGCAAGAAGGTCGCCGTGCCCTTCGTCTCGACGACGCATTACAGCCTGCTTGCCGCGCTGAAGCATGAGAATGTCGATCCGAAGTCGGTGCAGATCCTCAACCTCAGGCCACCGGAAATCGCCGCCGCCTTCGCCCGCGGCGACATCGACGCGGCCTATGTCTGGGATCCGGCACTCGGCCAGATCAAGACGACGGGCAAGGTCGTGCTGGATTCTTCGCAGGTCGCCGCCTGGGGCGCGCCGACCTTCGACGCGTGGATCGTGCGCACCGACTTTGCCGAGAAGAACCCGGAAGCGGTGCGCGACTTCGTCAAGGTGACGGGCGCCGCCTATGCCGAATATCTCGCCAAGCCCGATGCCTGGTCGGTGTCCTCGCCGCAGGCCGGCAAGATCGCCAAGCTCACCGGCGCCAAGCTGGAAGAGGTGCCGGAGCTGTTGAAGGGCTACGTCTTCCCGACGCTCGAGGAGCAGGCCTCCGACAAATTCCTCGGCGGCGGCACGGTCAAGGCGGTCGCGGCGGCCTCCGCCTTCCTCAAGGAGCAGGGCAAGGTCGACGCCGTGCTGCCGGACTATTCGAAATATGTGACGTCGAAATACGTCACCGAGGCGCTGGCCTCGAACTGA